From Oscillospiraceae bacterium CM, a single genomic window includes:
- a CDS encoding amino acid permease, with translation MEKKRKGISAGHLTMLALGTVIGGSFFLGSSVAINAAGPSIILSYIFGGVLVYYILYALSEMTVAYPDYGGFKTFATKAFGERTGFVVGWIYWTGMALGMSSEATAAAILLRQWVPSLPISLLGGGIIVLVTLVNLIGAVRLSKLESGLAGIKVAAVAVFILMALLLVTGVLFGRPAVGIGAVANEPFAPGGLGGLLGSMLIVMFSYSGFEVIALAGGDVTDIHKTIPRAIRYTVLSLVSLFILYIAFLLPLIPTAQLNENTSAIVQSLSSHGIGWIGTVITAVVISAIISTMMATIYGLGRMMRSLTDDGHAPHWLKDETPVPFRGILATGVGMLLALGLGLLFPRVYLFLLSSGGFAILFVYAAIMASHLRLRRRFGCPPDGRCQLRGFPFTSGFVLAALIVAILCMPFVKGQSDGLIVGLLFVVFFEACYSFLKFYRRHGRYKVIVPPFQKTGLSAEFSEELADMDKKDDGDKK, from the coding sequence ATGGAAAAGAAACGAAAAGGCATATCCGCCGGGCATCTGACGATGCTGGCGCTTGGGACGGTCATCGGGGGATCGTTCTTTTTAGGGTCTTCTGTCGCCATCAACGCCGCAGGCCCGTCAATTATTCTGTCATATATATTCGGCGGGGTACTCGTCTATTACATTCTCTATGCTTTGTCGGAGATGACGGTTGCCTACCCGGATTACGGCGGCTTTAAAACATTTGCCACGAAAGCCTTTGGCGAGCGGACGGGTTTTGTTGTCGGCTGGATTTATTGGACGGGTATGGCCCTTGGTATGTCCAGCGAAGCAACAGCCGCCGCCATTTTGCTGCGCCAGTGGGTACCGAGCCTGCCGATTTCACTGTTGGGCGGCGGGATCATTGTGCTTGTCACACTCGTTAATCTGATCGGGGCGGTGCGCCTGTCTAAGCTCGAGAGCGGACTTGCCGGGATTAAGGTCGCGGCTGTCGCCGTGTTTATTCTGATGGCACTGCTGCTCGTCACCGGCGTTCTTTTTGGCAGGCCAGCTGTCGGGATCGGGGCTGTCGCGAACGAGCCGTTTGCCCCCGGGGGGCTCGGCGGCCTTTTGGGCAGCATGCTCATCGTGATGTTTTCTTACAGCGGATTTGAGGTTATTGCCCTTGCCGGAGGCGATGTCACGGATATTCACAAAACAATCCCGCGGGCAATTCGGTATACGGTTTTAAGCCTTGTAAGTCTCTTTATCCTATATATCGCCTTTCTCCTGCCGCTCATCCCGACGGCGCAGCTGAACGAAAATACGAGTGCCATCGTCCAATCGCTCAGTAGCCACGGCATCGGCTGGATCGGCACCGTCATCACCGCCGTCGTCATTTCAGCCATTATCTCAACCATGATGGCTACCATTTACGGCCTAGGGCGGATGATGCGCTCGCTCACCGATGACGGGCACGCCCCGCACTGGCTGAAGGATGAGACGCCTGTGCCGTTTCGCGGTATCCTCGCGACCGGTGTGGGAATGCTTTTGGCTTTGGGTCTGGGCCTGTTGTTCCCGCGCGTTTACCTCTTCCTTTTAAGTTCCGGCGGGTTTGCCATCTTGTTCGTCTACGCGGCAATTATGGCCTCCCACCTGCGCTTGCGTCGCCGATTCGGCTGCCCCCCGGACGGCAGATGCCAGCTGCGCGGCTTTCCCTTCACGTCCGGCTTTGTTCTGGCGGCGCTCATCGTCGCCATCCTCTGCATGCCGTTTGTCAAAGGGCAAAGCGACGGCCTCATCGTCGGCCTTCTTTTCGTCGTCTTCTTTGAGGCGTGTTATTCGTTTTTAAAATTTTATCGCCGCCACGGCCGCTACAAGGTCATTGTTCCGCCCTTTCAAAAAACCGGGCTCTCGGCTGAGTTTTCTGAGGAGCTTGCCGACATGGACAAAAAAGACGACGGCGACAAGAAATAG
- the scfB gene encoding thioether cross-link-forming SCIFF peptide maturase, with amino-acid sequence MIHQFQLNGYNIVIDVYSGAVHVVDALVYDLIGLYETANREDLVSTLCDKYTGDTTKADVLEALSAVDALKNAGKLFSPDTYKALAENLTTKKSVIKALCLHVSHACNLACAYCFAGAGRYHGASALMNFNVGKRAIDFLVEQSGARRNLEVDFFGGEPLLNWDVVKQIVAYARSLEQVAGKNFRFTLTTNGVLIDDDVIDFCNREMHNVVLSLDGRKETHDRFRKSPDGGGSYDTVVPKFQRFVKERGNKNYYIRGTFTHDNTDFTKDILHMANLGFSELSMEPVVSKQEDAIALTENDMPVLLEQYEALAYEMLRRDQEGCGFTFYHFLLDLNGGPCIYKRISGCGAGTEYAAVTPEGTLYPCHQFVGDKDYVLGDIWRGIKNDQKREAFARCNAYTREACQACWARLYCSGGCAANAYHASGSIEGVYEDGCRLFKKRIECAVMMKVARALGR; translated from the coding sequence ATGATTCATCAATTTCAGCTCAACGGCTATAATATCGTTATCGACGTATACAGTGGTGCCGTCCACGTTGTCGACGCGCTCGTCTATGACCTCATCGGCCTTTATGAAACAGCAAATAGGGAAGACCTCGTCAGCACCCTGTGTGACAAATACACGGGAGACACGACAAAGGCAGATGTTTTGGAGGCGCTGTCAGCTGTCGACGCGCTCAAAAACGCGGGCAAGCTTTTTTCGCCGGATACATACAAGGCACTAGCCGAAAACCTGACAACGAAAAAAAGTGTTATCAAAGCTTTGTGCCTGCACGTATCGCACGCGTGCAACCTCGCCTGTGCCTACTGCTTCGCCGGAGCGGGGCGCTATCACGGCGCAAGTGCGCTCATGAATTTTAACGTCGGCAAACGGGCGATCGACTTTCTGGTGGAACAGTCTGGGGCGCGGCGCAATTTGGAGGTTGACTTCTTTGGCGGCGAGCCGCTTTTGAACTGGGACGTCGTCAAGCAAATTGTCGCCTACGCCCGCAGCCTTGAACAAGTCGCGGGGAAAAACTTTCGCTTTACGCTGACGACAAATGGTGTTTTGATTGACGACGATGTCATCGACTTCTGCAACAGGGAGATGCACAATGTTGTTTTAAGCCTAGACGGCCGAAAAGAGACGCACGACCGCTTCCGCAAGAGCCCGGACGGCGGCGGCAGCTATGACACCGTTGTGCCGAAATTTCAGCGCTTCGTCAAGGAGCGCGGCAACAAAAATTACTATATCCGTGGCACGTTCACGCATGACAATACAGATTTCACGAAAGATATTCTGCACATGGCGAACCTCGGCTTTTCGGAACTGTCCATGGAGCCTGTCGTCTCAAAGCAGGAGGACGCCATCGCTCTGACGGAGAATGATATGCCCGTACTTCTCGAGCAATACGAGGCGCTCGCGTACGAGATGCTCCGGCGGGATCAAGAAGGCTGCGGCTTTACGTTTTATCATTTCCTTCTGGACTTAAACGGCGGGCCGTGCATATATAAGCGCATTTCGGGCTGCGGTGCCGGAACGGAATACGCCGCCGTCACGCCGGAAGGCACGCTTTACCCCTGCCACCAGTTTGTCGGCGATAAGGATTACGTTTTGGGCGACATTTGGCGCGGTATCAAAAATGACCAAAAGCGCGAAGCCTTCGCGCGCTGCAACGCCTATACGCGCGAGGCGTGCCAGGCTTGCTGGGCGCGGCTTTACTGCTCCGGCGGCTGCGCGGCCAACGCCTATCATGCGTCTGGGTCGATTGAAGGCGTTTACGAGGACGGCTGCCGCCTTTTCAAAAAACGCATCGAATGTGCCGTCATGATGAAGGTCGCCCGGGCGCTCGGCCGGTAA
- the scfA gene encoding six-cysteine ranthipeptide SCIFF, with translation MERIITIETRDLVESAVSGGCGECQTSCQSACKTSCGVANQPCENSDRN, from the coding sequence ATGGAAAGAATTATCACCATTGAAACGCGTGACCTCGTTGAAAGCGCCGTGAGCGGCGGTTGCGGCGAGTGCCAGACGTCTTGCCAGTCGGCCTGTAAAACCTCCTGCGGCGTTGCCAATCAGCCGTGTGAAAACAGCGACAGGAACTAA
- a CDS encoding aminotransferase class I/II-fold pyridoxal phosphate-dependent enzyme, whose product MLYELLSEYHKNGAVPLHMPGHKRNTKLLGDKLPYSLDITEITGFDNLQDMTGVLKDTADTAAALYGADEAFLLVNGATGGILAAVRAAVRAGGTVIMARNCHQSVYNALDLNDISPVFLLPETDDVTGLFGSIRPEQVEEALQQYPLASLVIVTSPTYEGVVSDLPAIVETAHRHFVPVLVDAAHGAHLGFHEAFPDNAVASGADLVVMSLHKTLFALTPGALLCRTGTRVDAQRLRRALAVFQTSSPSYVLLSSIDFSIREMAAQRQALFEAYAANLRAFDAAVKDLKKLAVVCHGRDALSAHAAFFVFDPGKIVVSTRGTALTGPSLFAILRDKYRIELEMAYPGGVLAMTSVCDSRESFEIFAGALLEIDRELETQQAPIAAPAAFTLPERVLSTREAEDKTGAFIPLEAAAGAVCLEYVWAYPPGVPILVPGEKIGIDAVRRLQYLLKSGVSLKSTRGSAPERLCCLEIPSTCL is encoded by the coding sequence ATGCTCTACGAGTTGCTTTCTGAATATCACAAAAATGGCGCTGTGCCGCTGCATATGCCGGGCCACAAAAGAAACACGAAGCTGCTGGGTGATAAACTGCCGTATAGCCTTGACATCACGGAAATCACCGGCTTTGACAATTTGCAGGATATGACCGGCGTCTTAAAAGACACGGCCGACACAGCCGCAGCGCTCTACGGCGCCGACGAGGCGTTTTTGCTTGTGAACGGCGCGACCGGCGGCATTCTTGCCGCTGTGCGCGCCGCCGTCCGGGCTGGCGGCACGGTGATAATGGCGCGCAACTGCCATCAGTCTGTTTATAACGCCCTTGATTTAAACGATATAAGCCCTGTCTTCCTCCTGCCGGAGACGGACGACGTAACGGGCCTCTTCGGCAGCATCCGGCCGGAACAGGTTGAAGAGGCCCTTCAACAATACCCCTTGGCATCGCTCGTCATCGTCACGTCGCCGACGTACGAGGGCGTCGTCAGTGACCTTCCGGCAATTGTCGAAACGGCACATCGCCATTTTGTCCCTGTGCTTGTTGACGCGGCCCACGGCGCGCATCTCGGCTTTCACGAGGCGTTTCCCGATAATGCCGTGGCGTCTGGGGCCGACCTCGTTGTGATGAGCCTGCACAAAACGCTTTTCGCGCTGACGCCGGGGGCGCTTTTATGCCGCACCGGAACGCGCGTTGACGCGCAGCGGCTCCGGCGCGCCCTCGCCGTCTTTCAGACGTCGAGCCCGTCGTATGTCCTGCTGTCCTCCATTGACTTCAGTATCCGGGAGATGGCAGCGCAGCGACAAGCGCTTTTTGAAGCTTATGCCGCCAATCTCCGGGCGTTTGACGCGGCGGTCAAAGATCTAAAAAAGCTCGCCGTCGTCTGTCACGGGCGCGACGCGCTCTCAGCACACGCCGCCTTTTTCGTGTTTGACCCCGGCAAAATCGTTGTGTCCACGCGCGGGACAGCGCTCACCGGCCCGTCTCTTTTTGCTATTTTGCGTGACAAGTATCGAATCGAACTGGAGATGGCATATCCCGGTGGTGTGCTCGCCATGACGAGCGTCTGCGACAGCCGTGAGTCGTTTGAGATTTTCGCAGGAGCGCTACTGGAGATCGACCGCGAGCTTGAAACACAGCAGGCGCCAATTGCTGCCCCCGCCGCCTTCACGCTGCCGGAGCGCGTCCTGTCCACCCGCGAGGCCGAGGATAAAACGGGCGCCTTTATCCCACTCGAAGCCGCTGCCGGGGCGGTTTGCCTCGAGTACGTCTGGGCGTACCCGCCGGGTGTTCCGATTCTTGTCCCCGGGGAGAAGATCGGTATAGACGCTGTCCGTCGGCTCCAATATCTTCTAAAAAGCGGCGTCAGCTTAAAAAGCACGCGCGGCAGCGCGCCGGAACGCCTCTGCTGCCTTGAGATTCCCAGCACTTGCCTTTGA
- a CDS encoding SDR family NAD(P)-dependent oxidoreductase: protein MTVLITGAAGGLGRAFANACAERGYDLFLTDLSGDGLALIAQGIQSRYPVRVLTHQCDLTRAGDVEALFRAAEAEGAKPDMLLNVAGIDFEGGFYERQAEELLQIVRLNVEATLGVTRRALDSRAPAKPFYIVFVSSLAAFYPMPLKATYAASKTFLRDFATALGQELRPYGVRVLTLCPGGLMTTDAALSGIAAQGFWGGVTTNALEKITRRTLTRVLKGDSLYIPGPVNTFFRFVGALVPRSLIAKLLYARWQSAQKKWLSV from the coding sequence ATGACAGTTTTGATCACGGGGGCCGCAGGCGGCCTAGGCCGGGCGTTTGCCAACGCCTGCGCCGAAAGAGGCTATGACCTTTTCTTGACGGATTTGAGCGGCGACGGTCTGGCGCTGATCGCGCAAGGTATTCAAAGCCGTTATCCCGTCCGCGTCTTAACGCATCAATGCGACTTGACGCGCGCAGGAGATGTTGAGGCGCTCTTCCGCGCTGCCGAGGCAGAAGGCGCAAAGCCAGACATGCTTTTAAACGTGGCGGGCATCGACTTTGAGGGCGGCTTTTACGAGCGGCAGGCCGAAGAGCTTTTGCAGATCGTCCGCCTCAACGTGGAGGCGACGCTGGGCGTCACCCGCCGTGCGCTCGACAGCCGCGCGCCGGCAAAGCCGTTTTACATCGTCTTCGTCTCCAGCCTCGCGGCCTTTTACCCCATGCCGCTCAAAGCGACCTACGCCGCGTCAAAAACGTTTCTGCGTGACTTTGCCACGGCGCTCGGGCAGGAGCTGCGCCCGTACGGCGTCCGGGTACTGACGCTGTGTCCCGGCGGCCTGATGACGACGGACGCGGCGCTTTCCGGTATCGCGGCGCAGGGGTTCTGGGGCGGCGTGACGACAAACGCGCTTGAAAAGATCACGCGTCGGACGCTGACGCGCGTTTTGAAGGGTGATTCACTCTATATCCCGGGGCCCGTCAACACGTTTTTCCGTTTCGTCGGCGCGCTCGTTCCCAGATCGTTGATTGCCAAGCTGTTGTACGCCCGCTGGCAAAGTGCCCAGAAAAAATGGCTATCTGTGTGA
- a CDS encoding SDR family NAD(P)-dependent oxidoreductase, with amino-acid sequence MKTVVVTGATSGIGFAVCAALLQDNCRVIALGRSAETCRASEEALRALVPGARVTFYAGDLLHLSDIRALAQKIRADLQENSAGRLDALINNAGCVRRFFMTTPEGYEHQFALNHLAGYLLTHELLANLLEAQGRVIITSSASHRLMRMRWKDLMFEKRYSPLLAYKQSKLCNMLFARGLMERYADMGLRAYGVDPGLVKTDIGNKNTGGLVGFVWTHRKKTGVDPSVPASIYKRLMTEKPAPAGLCHGLNGPARISREVNRQNTEQLFAVSDRLLGIRFGVTAS; translated from the coding sequence ATGAAAACAGTCGTCGTCACTGGCGCGACAAGCGGCATCGGTTTTGCCGTCTGCGCCGCCCTTCTTCAAGATAATTGCCGCGTCATCGCGCTGGGGCGCAGCGCGGAGACATGCCGGGCATCGGAAGAAGCGCTGCGCGCGCTTGTGCCGGGCGCGCGCGTCACGTTTTATGCGGGCGACCTGCTACACCTATCTGATATCCGCGCCCTCGCACAGAAAATCCGCGCGGACCTTCAGGAAAACAGCGCAGGCAGACTCGACGCGCTTATTAACAACGCCGGGTGCGTCCGCCGATTTTTCATGACGACGCCGGAGGGGTACGAACACCAGTTTGCGCTCAACCACCTGGCGGGGTATCTTCTGACGCATGAGCTGCTTGCCAACCTGCTCGAAGCACAGGGGCGTGTCATCATCACGTCAAGCGCCTCGCACAGGCTGATGCGTATGCGCTGGAAGGACCTGATGTTTGAAAAACGCTACAGCCCGCTTTTGGCTTACAAGCAGTCGAAACTCTGCAACATGCTCTTTGCCCGCGGGCTTATGGAGCGCTACGCCGATATGGGCCTTCGCGCTTATGGCGTCGACCCTGGCCTTGTGAAAACGGATATCGGCAATAAAAACACGGGCGGTCTCGTCGGCTTTGTGTGGACGCATCGGAAAAAGACCGGCGTTGATCCTTCCGTCCCCGCGTCAATTTATAAGCGGCTTATGACCGAAAAGCCCGCGCCAGCGGGGCTCTGCCACGGCCTGAACGGCCCGGCGAGGATAAGCCGTGAAGTAAACCGGCAAAACACCGAGCAGCTCTTTGCGGTCAGTGACAGGCTCCTTGGCATCCGATTCGGGGTGACGGCGTCATGA
- a CDS encoding DUF1700 domain-containing protein: protein MTKQEYLNELKNQLKANNVSDIDEILAEYKEHFDRKMADGYTEEEIAKKLGAPPEIAAQFALSGTAKEVIKSNKIFAGVGLFFADIFVASFFALLFSWVLVLALSAVSSCLVGLCLLLRPLLPAFVLLPVMPYAGGALLGIDLIALGVLFAVAAVWFIALTRQMARAYRRWHKNVMTDGKYPPYALHPVMKDTARRQLRIVGLLAVLIFVVFFAVSYVVLAISAGAVEFWHVWHWFV from the coding sequence ATGACAAAGCAGGAATATTTAAATGAACTGAAAAACCAGTTGAAAGCAAATAACGTTTCGGATATAGACGAGATTTTAGCCGAATACAAGGAGCATTTTGACCGCAAAATGGCGGACGGGTATACAGAGGAGGAAATCGCCAAGAAGCTCGGCGCACCGCCGGAGATCGCCGCGCAGTTTGCGCTTTCCGGTACCGCCAAAGAAGTGATAAAATCAAATAAAATTTTTGCCGGAGTCGGGCTCTTTTTTGCCGATATTTTTGTCGCGTCGTTTTTCGCTTTGCTGTTTTCTTGGGTGCTTGTCTTGGCCTTGTCTGCCGTATCGTCATGCCTTGTCGGCCTTTGCCTTCTTTTAAGGCCGCTCTTACCGGCGTTTGTGTTGCTGCCGGTCATGCCGTATGCCGGTGGCGCGCTCCTTGGTATCGATCTCATTGCGCTGGGCGTTTTGTTCGCCGTCGCCGCCGTCTGGTTCATCGCGCTGACACGTCAGATGGCGCGGGCGTATAGGCGATGGCATAAAAACGTCATGACGGACGGGAAGTACCCGCCATACGCCTTGCACCCCGTCATGAAGGATACAGCACGCCGCCAGCTGCGTATCGTCGGCCTCTTGGCAGTGCTCATATTCGTTGTTTTCTTCGCCGTCAGTTATGTCGTCCTTGCCATCAGCGCCGGGGCTGTTGAGTTCTGGCACGTCTGGCACTGGTTTGTATAG
- a CDS encoding PadR family transcriptional regulator: MNSQYKKGVLELCVLSLLYQKDCYGYDVSEYLSQHIEIADGTVYPILRKLKSDGFVTTYLSEESGGPPRKYYSLTKTGRDEFLTQKAEWQAFAASIEKLVKGGEEK; encoded by the coding sequence ATGAACAGCCAATACAAAAAGGGCGTTCTGGAGCTCTGCGTCCTGTCGCTGCTCTATCAAAAGGACTGTTACGGATACGACGTGTCAGAGTATCTCTCACAGCATATTGAGATCGCCGACGGCACCGTCTACCCGATTTTAAGAAAGCTCAAGAGCGACGGCTTTGTGACGACGTATCTGTCTGAAGAAAGCGGCGGCCCGCCGCGCAAATACTATTCACTGACGAAAACGGGGCGGGACGAATTTTTAACGCAAAAAGCCGAATGGCAGGCGTTTGCCGCATCAATTGAGAAGCTCGTGAAAGGGGGAGAAGAAAAATGA
- a CDS encoding DUF2156 domain-containing protein, giving the protein MEFQALKLEHITQLRPYFEKNKCRICDCTIGGSFIWRDTFKTEFAIEEGLLYLKVKYLTGETAFTPPRGEPCPEKEAYDRIVDYCRQNGLIPRLCVVSEHRLEQVKLSYPDAEITTNRNWFDYLYQSEDIKNLSGRRYSGQRNHINRFQRENPDWSFEIINPENLKEVRAFFETYAQEHHRDSETYEEGNRKALEVLDNLDIYKLFGGFLTAGGKVVGASLGEIVGDTLFVHVEKSLTAYAGSYPMVVNQFAKAFAGEGVTYINREEDDGIEGLRTSKLSYHPCALLEKYIVTLK; this is encoded by the coding sequence TTGGAATTTCAAGCATTAAAACTGGAGCATATCACGCAGCTCCGCCCGTATTTTGAAAAAAACAAATGCCGTATTTGTGACTGTACAATCGGCGGGTCGTTTATCTGGCGGGATACATTTAAAACAGAGTTCGCCATTGAAGAGGGGCTTTTGTATCTCAAGGTCAAGTATTTGACGGGAGAGACGGCGTTTACACCGCCGCGCGGCGAGCCATGCCCCGAAAAAGAGGCCTATGACAGAATTGTTGATTACTGCCGTCAAAACGGCCTGATACCGCGCCTGTGCGTTGTCTCCGAACACCGGCTTGAGCAGGTCAAATTGTCATACCCGGACGCCGAAATCACAACGAACAGAAACTGGTTTGACTACCTGTATCAAAGTGAGGATATCAAAAACCTTTCCGGTCGGCGCTACAGCGGCCAGCGCAACCACATTAACCGCTTTCAGCGCGAAAACCCAGACTGGTCGTTTGAGATTATCAATCCCGAAAATCTGAAGGAAGTCCGGGCATTTTTCGAAACGTATGCGCAAGAGCACCATCGCGACTCCGAGACGTATGAGGAGGGCAACCGCAAAGCGCTAGAAGTGCTGGATAATCTCGATATCTACAAGCTTTTCGGCGGCTTTTTAACGGCAGGCGGGAAGGTCGTCGGCGCGTCGCTTGGCGAAATCGTCGGCGATACGCTATTTGTCCACGTCGAGAAATCGCTGACGGCATATGCCGGGTCGTATCCCATGGTTGTCAACCAGTTTGCCAAAGCGTTTGCCGGAGAAGGCGTCACCTATATCAACAGGGAAGAGGACGACGGCATTGAGGGCCTGCGCACGTCCAAACTTTCATATCACCCCTGCGCCCTCTTGGAAAAATACATCGTCACGCTCAAATGA
- the pgsA gene encoding CDP-diacylglycerol--glycerol-3-phosphate 3-phosphatidyltransferase → MNLANKLTLFRVILIPIFLLVLYLDFPDSRYVALAIFAVASLTDFADGHIARSRGQITDFGKFMDPLADKALVFAALLWFTQQGLMPAWAVLIVVIREFAVTALRLIAVDRGRVIAAGLSGKIKTASTMVCILLMLLPIPTVLVTACVAVIVLATLYSGIEYFIKNKDALNWTK, encoded by the coding sequence ATGAATCTAGCCAATAAACTGACGCTGTTTCGCGTCATCCTGATCCCCATATTCCTGCTCGTTTTGTATCTGGATTTTCCGGACAGCCGGTACGTTGCGTTGGCCATCTTTGCCGTGGCGAGCCTGACCGACTTTGCCGACGGGCATATTGCCCGGTCACGCGGCCAGATCACGGACTTCGGCAAGTTTATGGACCCGCTTGCCGATAAGGCGCTCGTTTTTGCTGCGCTTTTATGGTTTACCCAGCAGGGCCTCATGCCCGCGTGGGCCGTTTTAATCGTCGTCATCCGTGAGTTTGCCGTCACGGCGCTGCGGCTTATCGCTGTCGATCGCGGTCGCGTCATCGCGGCTGGTTTATCGGGAAAGATTAAAACGGCGTCGACGATGGTGTGCATTCTTCTGATGCTTCTGCCGATCCCGACCGTTCTCGTGACGGCTTGTGTCGCCGTTATTGTATTGGCGACACTGTATTCCGGGATAGAATACTTCATAAAAAATAAAGACGCACTGAACTGGACGAAATAG
- the rimO gene encoding 30S ribosomal protein S12 methylthiotransferase RimO, whose amino-acid sequence MKTKIGLISLGCPKNRVVSEQMLYLLREAGFDITGETDGVDAVVVNTCGFIDSAKKEAIETVLALGEAKKKGRIKKIIVTGCLAERYKVEILAELPEIDAVLGVGSASDIVAAVTTALSGRVFARFDDKNRPDPDIPRVVTTSDAWAYLKVAEGCDNRCAFCVIPDIRGRFRSRPMESVIKEAEALVQGGVKELIVVAQDTTRYGLDLYGKRSLAELLKKLCAIDGLNWIRLHYLYPDEMDDDLIAVIAEEEKILKYLDIPMQHISDRILKKMGRRGTGDEIRALFEKLRARIPGVVLRTSLIVGLPGEGEQEFLELMDFLREARIERAGVFTYSPEEGTPAAVMDRPDAETAAKRAEAVMALQSDVMDAFNNSRLGTTVTILAEGVEDGLFIGRSWAESPEIDGYIHFTGRTVKPGDIVTVHITGTRDGEPSGEQINRGDA is encoded by the coding sequence ATGAAGACTAAAATCGGGCTCATTTCACTTGGCTGCCCAAAAAACAGAGTTGTCAGCGAGCAGATGCTCTATCTCCTGCGCGAGGCAGGCTTTGATATCACCGGCGAAACAGACGGCGTGGATGCTGTTGTCGTCAACACATGCGGCTTTATCGACAGCGCCAAAAAAGAGGCCATCGAGACGGTGCTCGCGCTCGGCGAAGCCAAAAAAAAAGGCCGCATTAAAAAAATTATCGTCACCGGCTGTCTGGCTGAGCGGTACAAGGTTGAAATCCTCGCCGAACTGCCGGAGATTGACGCCGTGCTCGGTGTCGGCAGCGCATCAGATATCGTGGCGGCCGTCACAACGGCACTCAGTGGCCGCGTTTTTGCCCGTTTCGATGATAAAAACCGGCCAGACCCCGACATTCCGCGCGTTGTGACCACGTCGGACGCCTGGGCGTATCTCAAGGTCGCCGAGGGCTGTGACAACCGCTGCGCCTTTTGTGTCATCCCCGATATCCGCGGCCGCTTCAGAAGTCGCCCGATGGAAAGCGTTATCAAGGAAGCCGAAGCGCTCGTCCAAGGCGGCGTCAAAGAACTCATCGTCGTCGCGCAGGACACAACGCGCTACGGGCTCGACTTATACGGGAAAAGAAGCCTTGCAGAGCTTCTTAAAAAGCTCTGCGCGATTGACGGCCTCAACTGGATTCGCCTGCATTATCTCTATCCCGACGAAATGGACGACGACCTCATCGCCGTCATCGCCGAAGAGGAAAAAATCCTCAAGTATCTTGATATCCCCATGCAGCATATCAGCGATAGAATCCTCAAAAAAATGGGCCGCCGCGGCACGGGGGACGAAATCCGCGCTCTTTTTGAGAAGCTGCGCGCCCGGATTCCCGGCGTCGTTCTGCGCACGAGTCTGATTGTCGGTCTGCCCGGCGAGGGTGAGCAAGAATTCCTCGAACTCATGGACTTTCTGCGTGAGGCGCGGATTGAGCGCGCCGGTGTTTTCACGTATTCACCGGAGGAGGGAACGCCCGCTGCCGTCATGGACCGCCCGGACGCCGAGACAGCCGCCAAACGGGCCGAGGCTGTCATGGCGCTGCAAAGCGATGTCATGGACGCGTTTAATAACAGCCGCCTCGGCACAACGGTAACGATTCTCGCGGAGGGCGTAGAGGACGGGCTGTTTATCGGACGCAGTTGGGCCGAGTCACCGGAAATTGACGGCTATATCCATTTTACCGGCCGCACCGTCAAACCGGGTGACATTGTCACCGTCCATATTACCGGCACGCGGGACGGTGAGCCGTCCGGTGAGCAAATAAACCGAGGGGATGCATAA
- a CDS encoding regulatory protein RecX, whose protein sequence is MEIVRLSISEKKKDAFILELDDGAAMTVTAAHVADFSLYRGRTLTDGEYDALVKAVKTSASKKRALNMLGSRNMSRHEITERLERKGEDAETASETADWLERQGLLNDADFAAMLVRHYAAKGYGAGRVKDELYKRGVDRALWDDALAQMPDTGEAVYQRLTAKLRGKNTDRKALKSAADALYRRGFAWDEIRPAIDRYLSEIKDLSDED, encoded by the coding sequence TTGGAAATCGTCAGGCTGTCCATCAGTGAAAAAAAGAAGGACGCCTTCATCCTGGAGCTGGATGACGGCGCGGCAATGACTGTTACGGCGGCGCACGTCGCGGATTTCTCTCTTTATCGCGGGCGGACGCTGACGGACGGGGAGTATGACGCGCTCGTCAAAGCCGTCAAAACATCTGCGTCAAAAAAGCGTGCGCTGAATATGCTGGGCAGCCGCAACATGTCTCGCCATGAGATCACCGAGCGCCTTGAGCGAAAAGGGGAGGATGCCGAGACGGCATCGGAGACAGCCGACTGGCTGGAACGCCAGGGGCTCCTCAACGACGCGGATTTTGCCGCCATGCTGGTTCGACATTATGCCGCCAAGGGTTATGGCGCCGGGCGCGTCAAAGACGAGCTGTATAAGCGCGGTGTTGACCGGGCGCTGTGGGACGATGCGCTGGCACAAATGCCGGATACGGGTGAAGCGGTGTATCAGCGCCTCACAGCAAAACTCCGCGGCAAGAATACCGATCGCAAGGCCTTGAAATCAGCCGCAGACGCTTTATACAGGCGCGGCTTTGCCTGGGACGAGATCCGTCCTGCCATCGACAGATATTTAAGCGAAATTAAGGATTTATCAGATGAAGACTAA